One genomic segment of Musa acuminata AAA Group cultivar baxijiao chromosome BXJ3-3, Cavendish_Baxijiao_AAA, whole genome shotgun sequence includes these proteins:
- the LOC135581765 gene encoding uncharacterized protein LOC135581765 — translation MEQLIHRVEEWVRQQPIEQIYVAFAVLIFTISFFGLFRVLRRSKSNTILLAGLSGSGKTVLFYQLRDGSPHLGTVTSMEPNDGTFVLHSELEKKGKLKPVHLIDVPGHSRLRPKLDELLPHSAGVIFVMDSLDFLPNCRAAAEYLYDILTKAIIVKRRIPMLILCNKADKVTAHSKEFIRKQLEKEIDKLRASRSAISTADIANDFTLGIPGEAFAFSQCRNKVTVAESSGLTGEVSQAEQFIRELVKP, via the exons ATGGAGCAACTGATACATCGAGTTGAAGAATGGGTTCGTCAGCAACCCATTGAGCAAATCTATGTTGCTTTTGCTGTTCTAATCTTCACAATTTCTTTCTTTGGGTTGT TTCGTGTCCTGAGACGCTCAAAGTCCAATACCATACTGCTTGCTGGCTTAAGTGGTAGTGGAAAAACTGTTCTTTTTTATCAg CTTCGTGATGGCTCTCCACATCTAGGTACTGTCACATCAATGGAACCCAATGATGGTACTTTTGTGCTGCACTCTGAGCTTGAAAAG AAGGGAAAACTAAAGCCGGTGCATTTGATTGATGTTCCTGGGCATTCCCGACTCAGACCAAAGCTTGATGAATTATTGCCCCATTCAGCAGGAGTCATTTTTGTCATGGATAGTTTGGACTTCTTACCGAACTGCCGAGCAGCTGCTGA GTACTTGTATGATATACTGACAAAGGCAATCATCGTGAAGCGGAGAATACCAATGTTGATACTGTGCAACAAGGCAGATAAGGTGACGGCACACTCCAAGGAATTTATCAGGAAACAATTGGAGAAGGAAAT AGACAAGCTTCGTGCATCAAGAAGTGCAATCTCGACCGCTGATATAGCCAACGACTTCACTCTCGGGATACCAGGAGAGGCATTCGCATTTTCTCAGTGCCGGAACAAGGTGACAGTGGCCGAGTCATCTGGGCTGACCGGAGAGGTCTCTCAGGCCGAGCAATTCATCAGGGAGCTAGTGAAGCCATAA
- the LOC135633476 gene encoding transmembrane 9 superfamily member 12-like translates to MGPTSNPERPSSLCFLTFSIVLLLCGSGNAFYLPGSYMHTYSEGENIWVKVNSLTSIETELPFGYYTLPYCQPQSGIKKSAENLGELLMGDQIDNSPYRFRVNVNESLYLCTTKPLNEHEVKLLKQRTHDLYQVNMILDNLPVRRFTEPNGVLIQWTGFPVGYIPSGSSEAYIINHLKFKVLVHEYEGRGMQIMTTGEEGMGMIAETDAKNSGYEIVGFEVIPCSVKRDPEAMLKLNIYDKVDSVNCPSELEKSQTIREQEKITFTYEVVFVKSDIRWPSRWDAYLTMGGARVHWFSIMNSLMVIFFLAGIVFVIFLRTVRRDLTRYEELDKESQAQMNEELSGWKLVVGDVFREPTCSKLLCVMVGDGIQITGMAVVTIVFAALGFMSPASRGMLLTGMIILYLFLGIVAGYVGVILWRTIKGGSDGWRSVCWSTACFFPGIVFIVLTILNFILWGSKSTGAIPISLFFTLLSLWFCISVPLTLIGGFIGTRAEEIRFPVRTNQIPREIPARKYPSWFLVLGAGTLPFGTLFIELFFILSSIWLGRFYYVFGFLLVVFLLLVIVCAEVSVVLTYMHLCVEDWRWWWKAFFASGSVALYVFLYSINYLVFDLRSLSGPVSAILYLGYSLIMATAIMLSTGTIGFLMSFYFVHYLFSSVKID, encoded by the coding sequence ATGGGGCCAACTTCGAACCCAGAAAGGCCTTCCTCTTTGTGTTTCTTGACTTTCTCGATCGTGCTTTTGTTGTGTGGTTCGGGGAATGCGTTTTATCTCCCCGGTAGCTATATGCACACCTACTCGGAAGGCGAGAACATATGGGTCAAAGTAAATTCGCTCACCTCAATCGAGACCGAGCTCCCGTTTGGCTACTACACCCTGCCCTATTGCCAGCCACAGAGTGGGATCAAGAAGAGCGCAGAGAATCTGGGGGAGCTTCTCATGGGCGACCAGATCGATAACTCTCCTTATCGCTTCCGTGTCAATGTGAACGAGTCCCTCTACCTGTGCACCACAAAACCGTTGAACGAGCATGAGGTTAAGCTCTTGAAGCAGAGGACCCATGATCTCTATCAGGTGAACATGATTCTGGACAATCTTCCAGTGAGGAGATTCACCGAGCCGAATGGAGTCCTCATTCAGTGGACTGGGTTTCCAGTTGGCTATATCCCATCTGGAAGCTCTGAAGCATACATCATCAATCACTTGAAGTTTAAGGTGTTGGTTCACGAATATGAAGGCCGTGGCATGCAAATCATGACTACAGGGGAAGAAGGGATGGGAATGATCGCGGAGACAGATGCTAAGAACTCCGGATATGAGATTGTTGGGTTTGAAGTGATTCCCTGCAGTGTGAAGCGTGATCCAGAGGCGATGCTGAAACTTAACATTTATGATAAAGTTGATTCTGTGAACTGCCCATCGGAGCTCGAGAAGTCCCAAACGATTCGGGAGCAAGAGAAGATCACTTTTACCTATGAGGTTGTCTTTGTTAAAAGTGACATTAGATGGCCGTCCCGGTGGGATGCCTATCTGACAATGGGGGGTGCAAGAGTTCATTGGTTCTCGATCATGAACTCATTGATGGTTATCTTCTTTTTGGCTGGAATTGTCTTTGTTATTTTCTTGAGAACAGTTCGGAGGGACTTAACGAGATACGAAGAGCTGGACAAGGAATCACAAGCCCAGATGAATGAAGAGCTATCTGGCTGGAAACTCGTCGTGGGTGATGTGTTCAGAGAGCCAACCTGCTCAAAGCTGCTTTGCGTCATGGTTGGAGATGGCATACAGATTACGGGCATGGCAGTTGTGACAATTGTCTTTGCTGCTCTTGGATTCATGTCTCCTGCTTCCCGAGGCATGCTATTGACAGGGATGATAATTCTCTATCTTTTCCTTGGAATCGTGGCTGGATATGTTGGTGTTATTTTATGGAGGACCATAAAAGGGGGGTCTGACGGCTGGAGGTCAGTCTGCTGGTCGACTGCTTGTTTCTTCCCGGGGATTGTCTTTATCGTTCTCACAATATTAAACTTCATACTATGGGGAAGCAAGAGCACCGGAGCAATCCCTATCTCGCTCTTCTTCACTCTGCTTTCCTTGTGGTTCTGCATCTCAGTGCCGCTGACTCTGATAGGCGGATTCATAGGCACCCGAGCAGAGGAAATACGGTTTCCCGTCAGGACCAACCAAATCCCAAGAGAAATTCCTGCTCGGAAATATCCGTCATGGTTTCTTGTCCTTGGCGCAGGGACCCTACCCTTTGGGACCCTCTTCATCGAACTCTTCTTCATCCTTTCTAGCATTTGGCTTGGGAGGTTCTACTATGTGTTTGGATTCCTTCTCGTCGTCTTCCTGCTGCTGGTGATCGTCTGTGCTGAAGTATCTGTCGTCCTGACTTATATGCACCTCTGCGTGGAGGactggaggtggtggtggaaggCTTTCTTCGCCTCTGGTTCTGTTGCGCTCTATGTGTTCCTCTACTCCATCAACTACTTGGTGTTTGACCTAAGGAGCTTGAGTGGGCCGGTGTCAGCCATCCTTTACCTGGGTTATTCACTGATCATGGCTACTGCAATCATGTTATCCACCGGCACCATCGGCTTTCTGATGTCATTCTATTTTGTCCACTATCTTTTCTCCTCCGTCAAGATCGATTAA